One genomic segment of Cololabis saira isolate AMF1-May2022 chromosome 22, fColSai1.1, whole genome shotgun sequence includes these proteins:
- the LOC133423722 gene encoding protein asteroid homolog 1-like, translating into MGVQGLSSLLETRGEVYRDVQLRGSRLVIGGSNLISHLDYTSGLDQNCGGEYALFADLIERFISALWTCEVNPYVVLGGGPDPTDRNLEAVTMRAEHLIQKAHVAAETGERKGILPQMAKVVFKQTLTQLRVPVAQCFREENHEVAALAAELNCPVLSNDGDFFIFELPAGFLPITHFHWEEVKGGLRSYIPCKSYTASRFCNVFRIEPQLLPTFAALAGNVKLKTVSWTQFAPVRSKTPGHLEGLLCWLRDFQKSEDAVAAALGLMGELDTKRRGEVQKGLSEGMKEYKLHQSCLKRFFVQRVPPPFQGSGLVPDWARLALTQTRLTPDIVDVLQLQRMSLGIAVEPRNRPSVYVISRPIRQVMYGLLLGGETSLQVTERDRDDSQLIYVQVPPAFSETSRRLRLSSLHEAEPSERLLVLLEALDMTEDFLSLLPTQLKLPVAVTCFWLQMAEPPPDLTLLRALLLGMSMGTGNHRKAKKPDVGVVYALNQWQACLKDSVHLNQLLGFPLPEPEIARLYQGTTVHMLVDGMRRGRSPQAILKSDTTSVEQYHRLLSLTRTISTDRKTTEKQQQEEEESMRTGGSASGTGPDRPPRSPQATPGGPGPPSPARATPHPQEWAPHRCPHTHDKEHMKLRMSPPAAMPIRAG; encoded by the exons gtttggaccAGAATTGCGGTGGCGAGTATGCATTGTTTGCAGACCTTATCGAGAGGTTCATCTCAGCGCTCTGGACCTGTGAGGTCAACCCGTATGTGGTTCTGGGCGGAGGTCCCGACCCCACAGACAGGAACCTGGAAGCGGTGACGATGAGAGCTGAGCATTTAATCCAGAAAGCCCACGTGGCAGCGGAGACCGGTGAGAGAAAGGGAATTCTCCCGCAGATGGCCAAGGTGGTCTTCAAACAGACTCTGACCCAACTACGGGTTCCGGTTGCCCAGTGCTTCCGGGAGGAAAACCATGAAGTAGCTGCCCTCGCTGCTGAATTGAACTGCCCTGTGCTTTCCAACGATGGGGACTTCTTCATCTTTGAGCTCCCTGCAGGGTTTCTGCCCATCACTCACTTCCACTGGGAGGAGGTGAAGGGCGGCCTGCGGAGCTACATTCCCTGTAAGAGCTACACAGCCTCTCGCTTCTGCAACGTCTTCCGGATCGAGCCCCAGCTCCTGCCCACCTTCGCCGCCTTGGCCGGTAACGTGAAGCTGAAGACGGTCAGCTGGACTCAGTTTGCCCCAGTGAGAAGCAAGACCCCGGGTCACCTGGAGGGGCTGCTCTGCTGGCTGAGGGACTTCCAGAAGTCTGAGGACGCTGTGGCGGCAGCACTGGGGCTGATGGGAGAGCTGGACacgaagaggagaggagaggtccAGAAAGGACTGTCGGAGGGGATGAAGGAGTACAAACTTCATCAGAGTTGCTTAAAACGCTTCTTCGTCCAAAGGGTGCCACCCCCGTTCCAG GGATCCGGTCTTGTCCCAGACTGGGCCCGTCTGGCTCTGACGCAGACCCGGCTCACCCCAGACATCGTGgatgtgctgcagctgcagaggaTGTCACTGGGCATCGCCGTGGAGCCCCGGAACCGGCCCAGCGTGTATGTGATCTCCAGGCCAATCCGGCAGGTGATGTACGGGCTGCTGTTGGGCGGAGAGACATCGCTGCAGGTGACGGAGCGAGACCGGGACGATTCGCAGCTGATATACGTACAGGTCCCACCAGCCTTCAGTGAAACCAGCAGGCGACTCAGACTCAGCTCGCTGCATGAG GCGGAGCCCTCTGAGCGTCTGCTGGTCCTACTGGAAGCTCTGGATATGACCGAGGACTTTCTGAGCCTCCTTCCCACTCAGCTGAAGCTCCCGGTGGCCGTCACCTGCTTCTGGCTGCAGATGGCTGAGCCTCCTCCAGACCTGACCCTGCTGAGGGCGCTGCTGCTGGGAATGAGCATGGGA ACGGGAAATCACCGCAAAGCAAAGAAGCCGGACGTGGGCGTGGTCTATGCCTTGAACCAATGGCAGGCGTGCCTGAAGGACAGCGTCCACCTCAACCAGCTGCTGGGCTTCCCTCTGCCAGAGCCGGAGATTGCACG GTTGTATCAGGGGACGACGGTCCACATGCTGGTGGACGGGATGAGGAGAGGAAGGAGTCCGCAGGCCATCCTGAAGAGCGACACGACCAGCGTAGAGCAGTACCACAGGCTGCTGTCTTTG ACCAGAACCATCAGCACCGACAGAAAAACTacagagaagcagcagcaggaggaagaggagagcatGAGGACAGGAGGCAGTGCCAGCGGTACTGGCCCTGATAGGCCCCCACGTTCCCCACAGGCCACACCGGGGGGGCCCGGTCCACCAAGCCCGGCCAGGGCTACGCCGCACCCCCAGGAGTGGGCCCCCCACCGCTGTCCTCACACCCACGACAAAGAACATATGAAACTGAGAATGAGTCCACCAGCTGCCATGCCCATCCGAGCAGGGTGA